In Kiritimatiellaceae bacterium, the genomic window CGTTTCCGAAAAACAGGTCGAAGAAACCGTGCAGAGCATTCTCCGTCAGCACGCGACCTATGAAGATATCGAAGGCCGCGCCGCCAAAGAAAAAGATATGGTGCAGGTTTCCTACGAATCCACTATCGGCGGTCAGCCGCTGGAAGAAAAAGTTCCACAGGCGCGCGGCATGGGCCGCGGTAACGGCTACTGGATCACCTGCGACGAAGAGTCATTCCTGCCCGGCATGGGCAAGGCGTTGGTCGGCTCGAAGATCGGCGATAAGAAAGATGTCACCGTTAAATTCCCGGAAGGTTTTATTGTCAAGGAACTGGCTGGCATGAAGGCCGAGTTCAAGGTCGAAGTCACCGGTATGCGCGAAACCAAACTGCCGGAACTTAACGAAGAATTTTTGAAGAAGATCCGCGTGGAGTCCGAAGCGGAACTGCGCAAGAACATCCGCGAGCACATGGAAGAAGCGGCGAAGAATAAAGAAAAAGGCCGCCAGCAGGACGAGGTCTGCGAATTCCTCCTCGGCAAAACCAAGCTCGACGTGCCGGAAAGCGCCGTGAAGGAACAGACTCGCAACGTGATGTACGATATGGCCCGCCAGCGCATGATGAGCGGCATGAATCAGGATCAGATCAAAGCCCAGCAGGAAGACATGATGAAAGAGGCTAAAGAAAAAGCCGAAGAGCAGGTCAAGCTGCGCTACATCATCATGGCGATTGCCGACGCGGAAGAGATCAAAGTTGACGATCATGAAATTT contains:
- the tig gene encoding trigger factor produces the protein MKVTVKNTGTCRQTLKIEVPAEAVAAERAELLNYYAKGVAVPGFRKGHAPKALVEKKFAKDMAADLKDRVVPKFYHEAIEQEKVKVVAVVDVSEPELVEGKPLKFEVTVDVLPEFKLPKYEGISIKAEKTDVSEKQVEETVQSILRQHATYEDIEGRAAKEKDMVQVSYESTIGGQPLEEKVPQARGMGRGNGYWITCDEESFLPGMGKALVGSKIGDKKDVTVKFPEGFIVKELAGMKAEFKVEVTGMRETKLPELNEEFLKKIRVESEAELRKNIREHMEEAAKNKEKGRQQDEVCEFLLGKTKLDVPESAVKEQTRNVMYDMARQRMMSGMNQDQIKAQQEDMMKEAKEKAEEQVKLRYIIMAIADAEEIKVDDHEISAEVVRMAVQQRRDAAEFRKELEKNGHLESVGDQIRFGKTVEFLLEKAKIK